The following proteins are co-located in the Solanum pennellii chromosome 1, SPENNV200 genome:
- the LOC107028582 gene encoding uncharacterized protein DDB_G0271670-like, whose protein sequence is METEVMMQSPAPVDFNIDSGCTTPYMSAPSSPPRAATLFYSAPASPTRISPLYDEFNWEEIPKEKDNPDEDDGDFAFDFSGQLERISLSAADELFDCGKIKPLKPPPRFQYEGKHIDSPKSPKKSFMETFSPRHKKKDFDPSVTALQKQSRTEKPQQNSSNLSPLKVSDLLFDHESNQENTKKSASVSSSSSSSSSSSSSSSSVSSMISLWSKKWKIKDLLLFRSSSEGRPSSTEQLNKYELLKKTHEEDVKNSSFRSTESVRSRKKGPISAHELHYTMNRAVSEEMKKKTFLPYKQGLLGCLGFNASLQDSVSKSVANSMSMSRR, encoded by the coding sequence ATGGAAACAGAGGTGATGATGCAATCTCCGGCGCCGGTTGATTTCAACATCGACAGTGGTTGTACTACTCCGTACATGAGTGCTCCGTCAAGTCCTCCACGTGCTGCCACGTTGTTTTACAGTGCACCTGCTAGTCCTACTCGGATTTCCCCTCTTTACGATGAATTCAATTGGGAAGAAATCCCAAAAGAGAAAGATAACCCAGATGAAGATGATGGAGATTTTGCTTTTGATTTCAGTGGGCAATTGGAGAGGATTTCGTTATCGGCAGCTGATGAGCTGTTTGATTGTGGAAAGATTAAACCTTTGAAACCACCTCCACGGTTTCAGTATGAAGGAAAACACATAGATTCTCCCAAATCACCGAAGAAATCGTTCATGGAAACATTTTCTCCTCGACACAAGAAAAAAGATTTCGACCCATCTGTTACAGCTTTACAAAAACAGAGCCGAACAGAGAAACCCCAAcaaaattcttcaaatttatcGCCTTTGAAAGTTTCCGACTTATTATTTGATCACGAAAGCAatcaagaaaacacaaaaaaatccgcctctgtttcttcttcttcttcttcttcatcatcttcctcctcttcgtcttcttcagtttcttcaATGATCTCACTCTGGTCCAAAAAATGGAAAATCAAAGACTTGCTTCTATTCCGAAGTTCTTCAGAAGGTCGACCAAGTAGTACAGAACAACTAAACAAGTACGAATTGTTGAAGAAAACCCATGAAGAAGATGTTAAAAATTCAAGCTTTAGATCAACAGAGAGTGTTAGATCAAGAAAAAAAGGACCCATTTCTGCACATGAATTGCATTACACAATGAACAGAGCAGTATcagaagaaatgaagaagaagacattTTTACCATACAAACAGGGCTTATTGGGTTGCTTAGGTTTCAATGCATCGCTGCAAGATTCTGTTTCAAAAAGTGTCGCTAATTCTATGTCTATGAGTCGCCGTTAA
- the LOC114078378 gene encoding serine carboxypeptidase II-3-like, with protein sequence MKANSVLTLSLILCCLSAQQYCYAGEADVLREFLKARPAKTTSIINHGLAASEKQRSVSELIVPQAGSKENDKISALPEQPSAVRFNQYAGYVTVDANAGRALFYYLAESSGDPSTKPLVLWLNGGPGCSSLGAGAMTELGPFRVNNDGKTLWLNQFAWNNVANILFLESPAGVGFSYSNTSSDYTTGDEKTRKDSFTFLLNWMERFPEYKHRDFYIVGESYAGHYVPQLAQLVLSHRKTEPNLVINLQGIATGNALLDDETMRRGSYDFYWTHALISDEVHDGIVKNCNFSAETTSEACDEYIKQAGSSLGNIYGYDIYAPLCNPNATSLPVCGFDPCSDNYVNSYLNSAEVQKALNVRGIPYSWAPCSTDLTWQDWPPTVLPIFQGLMKSGIRVWIYSGDTDNVLAVTTTRYAIKKIKTAVKTPWYPWYFQGEVGGYAVEYENLTFVTVRGAGHFVPSYQPGRALTMFSSFINGTLPPSSYINHHS encoded by the exons ATGAAAGCTAACTCTGTTTTAACTCTTTCTCTAATTTTGTGCTGTCTAAGTGCCCAACAATATTGTTATGCAGGAGAAGCAGATGTTTTACGTGAATTTCTCAAGGCTCGACCGGCAAAAACAACAAGTATTATTAACCACGGCCTAGCAGCTTCTGAGAAACAGAGATCAGTGTCAGAACTCATAGTGCCACAGGCAGGATCAAAGGAAAATGATAAGATCTCAGCACTGCCAGAGCAACCAAGTGCAGTCAGGTTTAATCAATATGCAGGATATGTTACTGTTGATGCAAATGCTGGTAGGGCCTTGTTCTATTACTTGGCTGAATCATCTGGTGACCCTTCGACAAAGCCTCTTGTTTTGTGGCTAAATGGAG GGCCTGGTTGCTCTTCATTAGGGGCTGGGGCAATGACTGAACTTGGACCGTTCCGCGTTAATAATGATGGAAAAACCTTATGGCTGAACCAATTTGCATGGAACAATG TGGCGAACATCCTCTTTTTAGAATCACCAGCTGGTGTTGGATTCTCTTACTCTAATACATCATCAGATTATACTACTGGAGACGAAAAAACTAGAAAAGACAGTTTCACCTTTCTCCTCAATTGGATGGAAAGATTCCCAGAATATAAACATCGAGATTTCTATATTGTTGGAGAAAGTTATGCTGGCCACTATGTGCCTCAACTTGCTCAGCTGGTCTTATCCCACAGGAAAACAGAGCCCAACCTTGTTATTAACTTGCAAGGAATAGCT acAGGGAATGCCCTCCTAGACGATGAAACAATGAGGAGGGGTTCATACGACTTTTATTGGACACATGCACTAATATCAGATGAAGTCCATGATGGAATTGTCAAGAATTGCAACTTCTCAGCAGAGACAACCTCAGAAGCTTGTGACGAGTACATTAAGCAAGCAGGTTCATCTCTAGGAAACATATATGGCTATGACATTTATGCCCCACTGTGCAACCCTAATGCCACTTCACTTCCT GTATGTGGATTTGATCCATGTTCAGACAATTATGTAAACTCTTATCTAAACTCTGCTGAAGTACAAAAGGCACTTAATGTCAGAGGAATACCATATTCCTGGGCTCCTTGCAG TACAGACTTGACTTGGCAGGACTGGCCGCCTACTGTTCTACCGATCTTTCAGGGGCTCATGAAAAGTGGAATTAGGGTTTGGATATATAG CGGAGATACAGATAATGTTTTGGCTGTAACAACGACTAGATAtgctataaaaaaaatcaagacaGCAGTGAAAACACCGTGGTACCCTTGGTACTTCCAAGGCGAG GTTGGTGGTTATGCAGTGGAATACGAGAACTTGACATTTGTTACTGTAAGAGGAGCTGGACATTTCGTTCCAAGCTATCAACCTGGTCGTGCATTGACCATGTTCTCATCCTTCATCAATGGCACACTCCCTCCCTCGTCATACATAAATCATCATTCATGA